Sequence from the Sphingomicrobium clamense genome:
GCACCGCCGCCCGCCCCGCGCGCGACTTCGCCGAAGTCACGCTGCTGATCGAACGCAGCAAGGAAGAGGCGGGCGAGGACGCGGGCGAAACCGAGGTCACTCGCCGGATCGAGCGCGGCGCGGGCTCCGCCTACCGGCTCAACGGCAACGATGTCCGCGCCAAGGACGTCGCGCTGCTGTTCGCAGACGCGGCCACCGGCGCGCACAGCCCCGCGCTCGTCAGCCAGGGCAAGATCGGGCAGGTCATCGCCGCCAAGCCGACCGACCGCCGCCAGATGCTCGAAGAGGCGGCGGGGATTTCCGGCCTCCATCAGCGGCGCAAGGATGCCGAGAGCAAGCTGCGCGCGGCTGAAACCAATCTCGAGCGGCTCGACCGGCTGTTGGGCGATCAGGAAGCGCGCGCCGCCAGCCTCAAGCGACAGGCGCGCGCGGCCGAACGCTATCGCAAGCTCACCGACCAGATCCGCCACCACGAAGCGAAGATGATCACTGCCGCGTGGCGCGATGCCGACCGCGCCGCGACCGAGGCTCGTGAGGCGGCGGAAAAGGCCGAAGGCCGCGTCCGCGAACTGGAGGATAAGCGCACCGCCGCGCAGGACCGGCAGGCTGAAGCCGCCAAGGCGCTAGCCACCGCGCGCGACGCCGCGGTCGAGGCGCGCAGCCAGGGGCAGGAACTGGCGCACAAGCTGGCCAGCCTGCGCGCCGAGCGGAATGCCGCCATCCGCCGGATCGACGATCTCGATGCGCAGCATAATGCGCTGGTCGCCGAGACCGCGCGCGAGGAAGCGCTCAAGGCCGACGCCGCCAAGGCGATCGCCGCGCTCGACGAAGAGCGCGAGGCGCTGGAGAAAAGGCTCGAGGGCAGCGAAGAGGAAGCCGGCAAGCTTGCCGAGGCGCTGGGCGCTGCCGAAAAGAAAGCGAGCGAGGCCGAAGCCGATCTCGCCGCCTTGGTCGCGCGCGAAGCGGCGATGAAGGCCGAGCGCCGGGTCGCCGAGGCGGCACTCGAAAGCGCCGAGTCGCAAGCGGGCCGCATCCAGGCCGATCTCGAACGGATCGAGGCGCAGGAGGCCGAGCTTGGCAAGGCCGACGAGGAACAGCAGGCGCTGGTCGATGCCGAACGGCAGATCGAGGAAGCGCAGGCCGAGGCTGCCAGCGCCGAAGCTGCCATCGCCGATGCCGAAGAAGCCCGTGCGAAGGCGGTTGCTGCGCGTGATGCCGCCGAAAGCGAGCTGGCGTCTGCGCGTGCGTCATTGTCGGCTGCGACCAGCGAACTCGACGCGCTCGCGCGCGCGCTCGACAAGGGCGGGCACGGAGCGATCGAGGGCTTGAAGGCGAGCCCGGGCTACGAGCAGGCGCTCGCCGCCGCATTGGGCGACGATGTCGAGGCCGAGCTGGGCGGCGACGGACCCCGCCGCTGGGAAAATCCGGGCAATGGCGACGACCCTGCGCTCGGCGACGGCATGGTCCCGCTCGCTGCGCGTGTGGAGGCGCCGAAGGAGTTGCTCCGCCGTCTCAAGATGGTCGCGGTGGTCGACCGCGACACCGGACAGCAATTGAAGGCCGGCCAGCGGCTGGTCACGCGCGATGGTACCATGCGCCGCTGGGACGGCTTCGTCGTGCGCGGGGCAGGGGCGGCCACCGCCGAACGGCTGGTCCGTTTGAACCGCCGCGATGCGCTCGACAAGGAAGTGCCTGGGCTGAAGGCCGCGGTGACTGCTGCGGAGGCCGCGCTCGAAGCTGCGTCGGCGGAGGTGCAGAAACAGCGCGAAGCGGGCGACGCCGCCCGCGCTGCGCTCGCCGATGCCGAAAGCGCGGGCCGCGAGGCCGGGCGCGCCGCCGACAGCGCACGGGTCGAGATCGAACGCATGGCCGCGCGCCGTGAGACGATTGACCAGCGCAAGGAAGAGTTGAAGCCGCTGCTGCGAACCGCGCGCGAGGCCCTCGAAGACGCGCAGGAGGCGATCGCCAAGCTGCCCAAGGTCGAGGCGATGGCAAGCGATCTCGACAAGGCACGCGCCGCCGCCAACGAGGCCGGTCGCGCCGTCGCAGAACAACGCGCACTGGTCGCCACGCGCCAGCGCGAGATGCAGGCCGCGCGCGAACGTCACGCTGCTGCGGGAAGCGAGCAGGGCCAGTGGCGCGCCCGCGCGCGCGATGCCGAAAAGCGGCTCGAGGAAACTGCCGAGCGCGCCGCGCGCCAGGCGGAAGAACGCGAAGAGCTCAAGGACGTCCCCGCCACATTGGCCGAGAAGATCGAGGCGCTCGAAGGCGAGAGCGGCAAGGGCGAACGCAAGATCGGTGAAACCGCCGAGGCCGAGCGCGCCGCGCAGGAACAGCTCCGCGCTGCCGAGGCCGTGCTCGCCGATGCCGCCGAAGCTTTCGCCTCCGCACGCGAAGGTCGCGCCGGCTCGATCGCCCGCGCCGAAGCCGCCGAGGCGCGCCGCGCCGATCATGCCCGCGCTGCCGGCGAGGCCTTCGGATGTTCGCCGCCGCTGCTGCCCGAGAAATTCGATTTCGACATCGATGCGCTGGCCTCGGCTGAGGACGAGAAGGCGGCGCACGACAAGCTCGTCGCCGACCGTGAGCGGATCGGCCCGGTCAACCTCGTCGCAGAGCAGGAGCTGGCCGAACTCGAGGCTGAGCAGATCGCATCGGCCGAAGAGCGCGAGGAGCTGGGCGAGGCGATCACCCGTCTGCGCGGGTCGATCGGTCACTTGAACCGCGAAGGCCGCACGCGACTGCTCGCGGCATTCGAAGAGGTGAACGAGCATTTCAAGAGCCTGTTCGCGACCCTGTTCGGGGGTGGGCAGGCGCATCTCGAACTGGTCGACAGCGACGATCCGCTCGAGGCCGGGCTCGAAATCTTCGCGCAGCCGCCGGGCAAGAAGCTGGCGCGGCTGACCCTTCTGTCGGGCGGGGAGCAGGCGCTGACTGCCGTCGCGTTGATCTTCGGCCTGTTCCTGACCAATCCCGCGCCTATCTGCGTGCTCGACGAGGTCGATGCGCCGCTCGACGACGCCAACGTCGAACGCTTCTGCGACCTGCTCGAACGCATGACGCGCGAGACCGACACGCGCTACCTGATCGTCACCCACAACGCCGTGACGATGAGCCGCATGGATCGTCTCTACGGCGTCACGATGATCGAGCAGGGGGTCAGCAGATTGGTATCGGTCGACCTTGGCGGTGCAGAAGAGTTGCTCGCCGCCGAATGATCGATATTCGCTATTGCGAATGATTTTCAATAACACTATCCGGGTCTCAACACAGACACCGGGAGTACCCATTGTACCGTTCGATTCGCGCCCTCGCGCTTGCCGCCACCATCCTCACCCCCGCGATCCTACACGCGGCCGACACCGCCATTGAGGAAACCGACGCTGCATCCGACGGCGGCGCCCCCGGCGATCCGATCGTCATCACCGGCAAGCGCGACGGCTACGGCGCCGATGCCACCACCACCGCGATGAAGACCGACACCCCGCTCATCGACACGCCGCAGTCGGTCAGCGTCGTCACTGCCGAGCAGATCAACGACCAGGCGCTGCGTTCGATCGGCGATGTCGCGCGCTACGTTCCGGGCATCGCAATGGAATCGGGCGAAGGCCACCGCGACGCCATCGTCATCCGTGGCAACCTGTCGACTGCCGACTTCTTCACCGACGGCTTGCGCGACGACGTCCAGCATTATCGCGGTCTCTATAATGTCGAGCGTGTCGAAGTGCTCAAGGGCCCCAACGCGCTGGTCTTCGGTCGCGGCGGCGGGGGCGGAATCGTCAATCGCGTCCTCAAGCGCCCATTCCACGAACGTTATGCAACCGGCGCGTTCTCGATCGACCAGTATGGCGCGGGGTCGGCACAGATCGACCTCAACAGCCCGCTGACGCTCTCGAGCGAAGGCCGTCTCAACGCGGTCTACGAGCGGCTCGACAATTTCCGCTCGATCGAGGGTGAGCGCTGGGCGATCAACCCCACCGTCTCGTGGCACTTCGGCGCCGACACCGACCTCGATCTCGGTTACGAATATGCGCATGACGAGCGCGACGTCGATCGTGGCCTTCCGCCTGCATTCGAAGGCACGATCGACGATCCTGCCCGCGCGGTCGAAGACTTTGACGAGACCTTCTTCGGCATTCGCGGCGTCAACCGCAGCGACTTCGACAAGCATGTCGTCGATGCCAAGCTCACCCATCGTTTCAGCGACGCGGTGACCTTCACTTCCAAGGCGCTCTACGGCGACTATGACAAGATCTACACCAACGCCGTGCCGTCGAGCGCGGTCACCGACGAGAATACGGTCAAGGTCTCGGGCTACCAGGACTTCACCCGCCGCCAGAACATGCTGTGGCAGAATGACCTCGTCGCCCGCTTCGCCACCGGCGCGCTGGAGCACACGCTGCTAGTCGGCATCGACTATGCCAACCAGGACACGGACGCTGGTCGCCTGCGCGGGTTTTTCGATACGCTTCCCGCGGACCAGAAGAGCGCCAACGGCCGCGAGACTTTCGTGCCGCTCGCCGATCCGTTCGTGATCCCCGACCTTACCT
This genomic interval carries:
- a CDS encoding chromosome segregation SMC family protein; translation: MKFRRLKLSGFKSFVEPSELRIERGLTGVVGPNGCGKSNLLEAIRWVMGEGSPKSLRGGGMEDVIFAGTAARPARDFAEVTLLIERSKEEAGEDAGETEVTRRIERGAGSAYRLNGNDVRAKDVALLFADAATGAHSPALVSQGKIGQVIAAKPTDRRQMLEEAAGISGLHQRRKDAESKLRAAETNLERLDRLLGDQEARAASLKRQARAAERYRKLTDQIRHHEAKMITAAWRDADRAATEAREAAEKAEGRVRELEDKRTAAQDRQAEAAKALATARDAAVEARSQGQELAHKLASLRAERNAAIRRIDDLDAQHNALVAETAREEALKADAAKAIAALDEEREALEKRLEGSEEEAGKLAEALGAAEKKASEAEADLAALVAREAAMKAERRVAEAALESAESQAGRIQADLERIEAQEAELGKADEEQQALVDAERQIEEAQAEAASAEAAIADAEEARAKAVAARDAAESELASARASLSAATSELDALARALDKGGHGAIEGLKASPGYEQALAAALGDDVEAELGGDGPRRWENPGNGDDPALGDGMVPLAARVEAPKELLRRLKMVAVVDRDTGQQLKAGQRLVTRDGTMRRWDGFVVRGAGAATAERLVRLNRRDALDKEVPGLKAAVTAAEAALEAASAEVQKQREAGDAARAALADAESAGREAGRAADSARVEIERMAARRETIDQRKEELKPLLRTAREALEDAQEAIAKLPKVEAMASDLDKARAAANEAGRAVAEQRALVATRQREMQAARERHAAAGSEQGQWRARARDAEKRLEETAERAARQAEEREELKDVPATLAEKIEALEGESGKGERKIGETAEAERAAQEQLRAAEAVLADAAEAFASAREGRAGSIARAEAAEARRADHARAAGEAFGCSPPLLPEKFDFDIDALASAEDEKAAHDKLVADRERIGPVNLVAEQELAELEAEQIASAEEREELGEAITRLRGSIGHLNREGRTRLLAAFEEVNEHFKSLFATLFGGGQAHLELVDSDDPLEAGLEIFAQPPGKKLARLTLLSGGEQALTAVALIFGLFLTNPAPICVLDEVDAPLDDANVERFCDLLERMTRETDTRYLIVTHNAVTMSRMDRLYGVTMIEQGVSRLVSVDLGGAEELLAAE
- a CDS encoding TonB-dependent receptor translates to MYRSIRALALAATILTPAILHAADTAIEETDAASDGGAPGDPIVITGKRDGYGADATTTAMKTDTPLIDTPQSVSVVTAEQINDQALRSIGDVARYVPGIAMESGEGHRDAIVIRGNLSTADFFTDGLRDDVQHYRGLYNVERVEVLKGPNALVFGRGGGGGIVNRVLKRPFHERYATGAFSIDQYGAGSAQIDLNSPLTLSSEGRLNAVYERLDNFRSIEGERWAINPTVSWHFGADTDLDLGYEYAHDERDVDRGLPPAFEGTIDDPARAVEDFDETFFGIRGVNRSDFDKHVVDAKLTHRFSDAVTFTSKALYGDYDKIYTNAVPSSAVTDENTVKVSGYQDFTRRQNMLWQNDLVARFATGALEHTLLVGIDYANQDTDAGRLRGFFDTLPADQKSANGRETFVPLADPFVIPDLTFRGGSGERNAHTDAEAIGVYVQNQVEIGEHIELIAGLRLDWVDIRVQDFIGGTDLSREDSLWSPRLGLVVKPQDNVSLYASWSRSYLPQSGDQFASLSPTTAALEPEKFTNYEAGVKWEIQPGLDLTVAAFQLDRTNTRSIDPVTLDTVLTGEQRTKGVEFEVNGKIGRLSLAGGVSILDAEITEDTASAPAGRTTPDAPDFEASLWGRYDVTDRFGLGAGISHRSSVFASYTNEVMIDPLTTVDVAAYYDLSERIALQVNVDNLFDEKGIEFGHGDNNLHPVDDRTVRGSIRFAF